CATTTTTTAATTCAATTAATCCGGATACCGTGAGAAAGTTTATTCCCTTGCTCTTTTTCCTGAATTTCTGTTTAGTTTCCTACAATCAGGTTATTGTTGGAACTATCCTGGATAAGAACACCAAAACGCCAATCGATTTTGCAAACGTCTATTTCAATGGAACCTTTATCAGGACTGCCTCCGACAGGAATGGAAACTTCAGGCTGGACATTTCCAAAAATCCCGCTATGCCTGTAACGGTAAGCGCAATGGGATATTATTCAATTACGCTTACAGACTTCTCTGCCGGTGATCCAATCCTGGTTTATATGATTCCCAAAGTATATAAATTGAAAGAAGTGGTCGTTAATGCCAAATCCCTTGCAAGAAAAAAGAAAAGGTATATGGTTATTTTCAAGAATGCATTTCTTGGATCAACCGAAAATGCAAAAAATTGCAGTATAGCCAATGAAAATGACATCACCTTCAACTATTTTTCTAAAAAGGATACACTCAAAGCTTTTGCTTCAAAACCAATTCTAATCGACAACAGGGCTTTAGGATATAAAATCTCTTTTTATCTGGATAAATTTGAATACAATTGGAGAGATGACTCTTTCTGCTTTTCGGGAGATATTATTTTTAAGGAAGATTCAACCCTGGAAGAATCAAAAAAACAAGTTTTCAGGGAAAAACGAAGAGAGGCCTATTTCGGATCGAGAATGCATTTCTTCCGGGCACTTTGGAATAATGAACTGGAAGCAGAAGGTTTTAAAATAACTACCCTAACCGGTAAAAAACTATATTACAAAGACCTGGTTTTCCAAAAGGACAGCCTTAAAAAATTTCTGAAATATCCTAAAAAATTATGTCTTCACTATTTAGAAACGGATGCTGTCAGTTATCTCTATTTTAACAAAAAAGAAGTATATTTTGAAAAAAACGGATATTTTGATCCGCTGGCAATTGAATGGGTAGGTCCAATCATTGATCAGCGCATTGCCGACAGCCTGCCCTATGAATTTGGCTTATGAAAATACCGTTCACGACAAATTTTTAGGGGAGATTTTACCGGGAATTACAATATATTTGCTTCTTCAGGAGAATAAACTATTACAAAATCATGAAAAAACCATACATCAAAAGATGGCTATGTTCAGTCCTGCTGCTGACATTCATAGCTTACCCCTTTAATCTTTACTCCCAAAACTTTAAAGTCAATTATGACGAGAATAAAATTGCACCTTATATCCTGCCCGATCCATTGAAGATGGAAAACGGCAAAGTGGTAAAAACTGACTATGCCTGGTGGAAACAAAGGCGGCCGGAGATACTTTCGCTTTTCGAAAAGAATGTATACGGGAAAACTCCTTCAAAAAAACTTCCCCTTAGCTTCAAAGTATTGTCAGTAGATCAAAAAGCCCTTAATGGAAAAGCAACAAAAAAAGAGGTGTTGGTTTATTTTACGGCTAATAAGAAAGGCCCTTCGATGACTTTATTGATTTACCTGCCCAATCGGTCAAAACCATCGCCCGTTTTCCTCAGTATGAATTTCAATGGAAATCACACAATTACCTCAGATAACTCTATTTCCATAACCCAAAGCTGGGTTCCCAACAATAAGGTGAATAATATCACCGACAATAAAGCAAATCCTGGCACCAGGGGTATTGATTCTGCTTCCTGGCCCTTAAAACAAATTATTGAACGTGGCTACGGGATTGTAACTTTTTATTACGGGGATATTGCTCCGGACAATAAGGAATGTCTTCAAAACCAAATCTTTTCTTTATTCCGAACCTCCTCAGAGGTTAACCGGAAACCGGATGAATGGGGCGGTTTAGGAATATGGGCCTGGGGATTAAGCAGGGCCATGGATTATATCTGTACCGACAGACAGATTGATCCTAAAAAAGTAATTGTTTTGGGCCATTCGCGCCTGGGTAAAGCTGCTGTATGGGCCGGTGCCCAGGACAGGCGTTTTGCCATTGTCGTTTCAAACAATTCGGGCTGTGGAGGTGCTGCTCTCTCCATGCGTGCTATAGGGGAAACAGTAAAGATCATCAATACCAATTTCCCTTACTGGTTTTGCGAAAACTTCAGAAAATATAACGATAATGAAGCAGCCCTTCCGGTTGACCAACACGAACTGATTGCCCTCATTGCTCCCCGCCCGGTTTACATTGCCAGTGCCGAAGATGACAAATGGTCTGATCCCAAGGGTGAATTTCTTAGTGGGGTTTATGCAAGCCCTGTTTACAAACTTCTGCATACCAGTGGCTTATCTATTGCCGCCATGCCACCGGTCAATCAACCGGTAATGAACACCATCGCCTATCACATCCGCACCGGAGGACATGCAATAACTCTTTATGATTGGGAACGTTACATGGATTTTGCAGACATGAACTTTAAAAAACAGAAATAAATAATGAACAGGATTAAAATTTACCAGGTGGATGCCTTCACCGACAATTTATTTTCAGGCAATCCGGCTGCTGTCTGTATTTTGCCTAATTGGTTGGAAAATGAAAAAATGCAAAATATTGCAGCAGAAAACAATCTGGCAGAAACAGCCTTTCTGGTCAAAAAAGGAAATGATTTTGAGATCAGGTGGTTCACACCTACCATTGAAGTAGATTTATGCGGACATGCAACCCTTGCAACAGCCTATGTTTTATTTAACTGTTTGAATTTTCAGGGAAATGAAGTTGTGTTTCACTCTTCCCAAAGTGGTAAATTGAGCGTATCAAAAGAAAATGACCAGTTTCTTCTGAATTTCCCGGCCGATCAGCTTGAAAATGCAGATAATTTCGAACAAATCAGAATGTGCATTGGCATAACACCCAGGGAACTTTATAAAGGCAAAACGGATTATATTGCAGTAATCGACCTTGAAGAAGAAGTTAAAAATCTTTGCCCCGATTTAAATGAGATTTCAAAACTAAAAGCAAGAGGATTAATCGTAACAGCCCCGGGTGAAAAAGTTGATTTTGTCTCCCGTTTTTTTGCTCCCCAATCAGGGATAAATGAAGACCCCGTGACCGGTTCTGCCCATACTTCCCTTATCCCAATTTGGTCGGCAAAAACCGGCAAACAAAAAATGACTGCCCGACAACTGTCTAAACGCGGCGGCGATTTGATGTGCATCAACAATAACGGCCGGGTATCCATTGGAGGAAAAGGGAAATTGTATATGGAAGGAGAAATATTTATCGATTAAAAAAGATACATCCGGTCTTAAAGGACTTGGTTAACTTCTTATTTCATAGGATGAACCGAGCCCTTTTTTATCCCCTTACCTACCAAAGAATAAATATTTCCCACAACAGATATTTTTGTTTCCTATCCTATTCAATAATTTTGTATCTTGTGTATCAATTAGTTATCTCATATCAGATGTTAAATATTATTTGAATTAAAGGGGAAAATAATAAAGAATCAGGTATTGAATTGAGAGGCTAAAATAATTTTAATCGTATCCAGACTGAATTGGTATTAAACCTTCTGAACATCTTCCGCAAAACGGGATATATCTCGATGGTCTTTTTAAATCAAAAAAACTAAAAAATGATAGCTTATTGCGGTTTATCTTGTGATACATGTTCCATTCACCTGGCCACACTGGAACAGGATCCTTCCCGGCAACAGGCAATGAGGGAATCCATAGCCAAAATTTGTTCTGAAAAATACGGGATGAACCTTCAGGCCGCTGATATCAACGACTGCGACGGATGCCGTGCAACTACCGGAAGGCTTTTTTCAAGCTGTCAAACTTGTAAAGTCAGGGAATGTGCCGGCCGGAAAAAAATTATCAATTGTGCTTATTGCAATGATTATGCCTGTGCAGACCTAAAGGCAATCTTTAAGCTGGATCCTGAGGCACAAACCCGCCTTGAATCTGAATTTAATTAATAAAATCTGACAAAAAAACACTCATATATTTCAAACTAACAATAATATTTCTTCTGATTCGTTTCATTCATAATTATGATCTTGTAACTTTTATGCCAGATTACCGTCTTACAGCAAGCTGCAGGAAAGTATCAAGTGCTTTTCTCACTATAAAATTGTAAACATGTAAATTTATATAACCTTGGGAAATACATTATTTTAGGATGGAATAAACATCTTCATTAAATACCAACAAGATGATCACCGGCTTTCCGGCTAACCTTACGATTACCCCACAACCTAAACCTTAAAATTATTGACGAATGAAATACCTCATCCATATATTCATTTCATTACTGATTTTTATAAATGCGATGGGCCAGGAGAAAAAAACGGTCGAAGCCATAAAGATTAATTCTCCTTTAGTTATTGATGGTATCCTTGATGAAGAGGTTTACAAGGAAGCCAAACCGGCAAAGGATTTTATGCAGCTTCAGCCCTACAACGGGAAACCTTCTTTTCAACCTTCAGAAGTTTACTTTTTTTATGACCAGACAGCAATATATGTAGGGGCAATGCTTTATGACAGTGCGCCCGACAGTATTTCAAACCTCTTAACCGAACGCGACAATCCCGGCATGTCCGATTATTTTGGCGTATATTTTGATCCCTATAACCAGGGCCAATTGGCCTATGGTTTTTTTATAACTCCTGCCGGAGTCCAGATAGATTTAAAAGCCATAAAAAGTGACGGGGACAACGAAGATGCCAATTGGAATGCCGTATGGGAAAGCAAAACACGAATCACGGATAAAGGTTGGATAGTGGAGATGCGTATACCCTATTCAAACCTGCGGTTTTCCGAGAAAGCGGGTAATGTCTGGGGCCTCAATATGTTCCGGAATATCAGGCGGTACAATTCCAACAATTCCTGGAACTTTATAGATCGGAATGTTACAGGGTTCATACATCAGGAAGGGCAGCTGGCAGGTATTCACGACATCAAGCCGCCCGTCCGCCTTTCGCTAAGCCCGCACCTGGCCACCTATTTCCAGTCCAAAAACGGCAATGAATCTTCCGAATTCCTTTACAAAGGAGGGATGGATGTAAAATATGGCCTCAACGAGAGTTTTACCCTGGATATGATGCTGGTCCCAGACTTTGGACAAATTCAATCCGATGATAAAAAACTAAATCTTAGTCCCTACGAATTGTATTACAATGAAAAAAGGCAATTCTTTACCGAAGGGACTGAACTGTTTCAACGCGGGAATATCTTTTATTCGCGCCGGATTGGAGCCTATCCGAAATTTTCAGCAGATTTGGGTCCTAATGAAGTTGCATACTTCAACCCGAGTGAAACCCAGCTGATTAATGCCTCCAAGATATCGGGCCGAACCAATAAAGGCTGGGGGCTGGGTATGTTAAATGCCCTATCACTGCCCTCTTATGCCAAATTACGGGATACGCTGACAGGAAATACGCGAAGGGCACTTGTACAACCCCTTACAAACTATAATATTTCCGTCATAGACAAATCATTGAAAAACAATTCTTACTTCAGCCTGATCAATTCAAATGTTTCAATGGCCAATAATCCTTTTCTTGCCAATGTCACTGCCACTGAGTTTCAGATTCGCGATAAGTCAAAAAAATATGCATTCAAAGGGAAAGGTGGAATAAGTAAAAGAGGTGAAAAAAAATATGAAACCGGTTATTATATAAACCTTGGACTGGAAAAAAATAAGGGGAAACTTCAATATGGTATCGGAGAATACTTATATTCCGACAAATATAATCCCAACGACCTGGGCTATCTGCAACGCAACAACATATCCACAAGCGAAGCCTGGATCTACTATCAACAGATCCAACCCTTCTGGATTATAAAGGAATATAGTGGAAACCTCTGGTTTGATCATAACCGGATGTATAATCCCGCTACACTCTACGACAATGAAATGGGATATAATCTTAATGTGACTTTTAAAAATGATTATTACCTTTATCTCAATGGAGGCTACGCCACCAACAGATATGACTATTACGAACCAAGGGTAAAAGGCCGTTTCTTTTTTTACCCCCACAATTACTGGTATAATATTAATCTGACAACCAATCAACTTAAGCCTTTAAGTTTTTATTTCCACTACGGACAAACCTTTCAACCTTCTTTCAGTCAAATTTCAAATTATGGGGATGCTTATGTCTATCTGCGCATTGGACAACATTTCCAATTAAATTATGGAGTTAGCCTGAGTGCTACTTATAATGGTTATGGTTTTGTAGATAAAAACAGCAATGAAGATTCAATAACTTTTGCCCGCCGTAATGTTTA
This Bacteroidota bacterium DNA region includes the following protein-coding sequences:
- a CDS encoding carboxypeptidase-like regulatory domain-containing protein, with protein sequence MRKFIPLLFFLNFCLVSYNQVIVGTILDKNTKTPIDFANVYFNGTFIRTASDRNGNFRLDISKNPAMPVTVSAMGYYSITLTDFSAGDPILVYMIPKVYKLKEVVVNAKSLARKKKRYMVIFKNAFLGSTENAKNCSIANENDITFNYFSKKDTLKAFASKPILIDNRALGYKISFYLDKFEYNWRDDSFCFSGDIIFKEDSTLEESKKQVFREKRREAYFGSRMHFFRALWNNELEAEGFKITTLTGKKLYYKDLVFQKDSLKKFLKYPKKLCLHYLETDAVSYLYFNKKEVYFEKNGYFDPLAIEWVGPIIDQRIADSLPYEFGL
- a CDS encoding DUF5916 domain-containing protein; this translates as MKYLIHIFISLLIFINAMGQEKKTVEAIKINSPLVIDGILDEEVYKEAKPAKDFMQLQPYNGKPSFQPSEVYFFYDQTAIYVGAMLYDSAPDSISNLLTERDNPGMSDYFGVYFDPYNQGQLAYGFFITPAGVQIDLKAIKSDGDNEDANWNAVWESKTRITDKGWIVEMRIPYSNLRFSEKAGNVWGLNMFRNIRRYNSNNSWNFIDRNVTGFIHQEGQLAGIHDIKPPVRLSLSPHLATYFQSKNGNESSEFLYKGGMDVKYGLNESFTLDMMLVPDFGQIQSDDKKLNLSPYELYYNEKRQFFTEGTELFQRGNIFYSRRIGAYPKFSADLGPNEVAYFNPSETQLINASKISGRTNKGWGLGMLNALSLPSYAKLRDTLTGNTRRALVQPLTNYNISVIDKSLKNNSYFSLINSNVSMANNPFLANVTATEFQIRDKSKKYAFKGKGGISKRGEKKYETGYYINLGLEKNKGKLQYGIGEYLYSDKYNPNDLGYLQRNNISTSEAWIYYQQIQPFWIIKEYSGNLWFDHNRMYNPATLYDNEMGYNLNVTFKNDYYLYLNGGYATNRYDYYEPRVKGRFFFYPHNYWYNINLTTNQLKPLSFYFHYGQTFQPSFSQISNYGDAYVYLRIGQHFQLNYGVSLSATYNGYGFVDKNSNEDSITFARRNVYTLENIFSSTYVLNNKASLTFRARHYWSGDRNKIYCLLQPDGSLKNYPSYSLNQDQNYNAFTIDMMFTWIFAPGSELSFDWKDAAYNNQSNVVTDYWNNLKNTWLEQTNSVSLKILYYIDYNSLKKKKKT
- a CDS encoding DUF3795 domain-containing protein, whose translation is MIAYCGLSCDTCSIHLATLEQDPSRQQAMRESIAKICSEKYGMNLQAADINDCDGCRATTGRLFSSCQTCKVRECAGRKKIINCAYCNDYACADLKAIFKLDPEAQTRLESEFN
- a CDS encoding PhzF family phenazine biosynthesis protein, giving the protein MNRIKIYQVDAFTDNLFSGNPAAVCILPNWLENEKMQNIAAENNLAETAFLVKKGNDFEIRWFTPTIEVDLCGHATLATAYVLFNCLNFQGNEVVFHSSQSGKLSVSKENDQFLLNFPADQLENADNFEQIRMCIGITPRELYKGKTDYIAVIDLEEEVKNLCPDLNEISKLKARGLIVTAPGEKVDFVSRFFAPQSGINEDPVTGSAHTSLIPIWSAKTGKQKMTARQLSKRGGDLMCINNNGRVSIGGKGKLYMEGEIFID
- a CDS encoding acetylxylan esterase, with translation MKKPYIKRWLCSVLLLTFIAYPFNLYSQNFKVNYDENKIAPYILPDPLKMENGKVVKTDYAWWKQRRPEILSLFEKNVYGKTPSKKLPLSFKVLSVDQKALNGKATKKEVLVYFTANKKGPSMTLLIYLPNRSKPSPVFLSMNFNGNHTITSDNSISITQSWVPNNKVNNITDNKANPGTRGIDSASWPLKQIIERGYGIVTFYYGDIAPDNKECLQNQIFSLFRTSSEVNRKPDEWGGLGIWAWGLSRAMDYICTDRQIDPKKVIVLGHSRLGKAAVWAGAQDRRFAIVVSNNSGCGGAALSMRAIGETVKIINTNFPYWFCENFRKYNDNEAALPVDQHELIALIAPRPVYIASAEDDKWSDPKGEFLSGVYASPVYKLLHTSGLSIAAMPPVNQPVMNTIAYHIRTGGHAITLYDWERYMDFADMNFKKQK